The proteins below come from a single Chloroflexota bacterium genomic window:
- a CDS encoding polysaccharide biosynthesis/export family protein, whose product MGFVSSKLASHPWLRLAALALAILPLGAQAQQAPDYVLNAGDQLEIAVWKEPDLTKTVIVRPDGKFSFALVGEVAAAGRTVSQIQTEVAGRLQKYIPEPVVTAAVTNLEGNRIYVIGQVTKPGSYPMNPRLNVLQALTVAGGMTPFANLDGIIVLRTGAGGKQRVLPFRYGDVSKGRNLEQNAPLEAGDVIIVP is encoded by the coding sequence ATGGGTTTCGTGAGTTCCAAGCTAGCGTCGCACCCGTGGCTGCGCCTGGCAGCCTTAGCGCTCGCCATCCTGCCGCTCGGCGCGCAGGCCCAGCAGGCCCCCGACTACGTGCTCAATGCCGGCGACCAGCTCGAGATTGCCGTCTGGAAGGAGCCTGATCTCACCAAGACGGTGATCGTGCGGCCCGACGGTAAGTTCTCGTTCGCGCTCGTCGGCGAAGTGGCGGCGGCCGGTCGCACCGTCAGCCAGATCCAGACGGAGGTCGCAGGCCGGCTGCAGAAGTACATTCCGGAGCCTGTCGTGACCGCGGCCGTCACGAACCTCGAAGGCAACCGGATCTACGTCATCGGCCAGGTGACCAAGCCGGGCAGCTATCCGATGAACCCACGCCTCAATGTGCTGCAGGCCCTGACGGTCGCCGGCGGCATGACGCCCTTCGCCAATCTCGACGGCATCATCGTCCTGCGCACCGGCGCAGGCGGCAAGCAGCGCGTCCTGCCGTTCCGCTACGGCGACGTCAGCAAGGGCAGGAACCTCGAACAGAACGCTCCACTGGAGGCTGGCGATGTCATCATCGTTCCGTAA